In Plasmodium relictum strain SGS1 genome assembly, chromosome: 4, a single window of DNA contains:
- the P230p gene encoding 6-cysteine protein, putative, whose protein sequence is MHKKKIIYYFYIYGIFILIFLNYDNIINLLKKNIFYKHNNEVNGFKSFSENDNYNNNIIRNSSINNKLYEYIPYLSLYINKYICDIYSYIFGDLKKIKNNDYYHKKDILSEKSFYLATTRYATNTRKLSISEENVDLKPYVKSGERNETVVNLHEYFTGNNKRKNNNNEIVVDTSEKFHRVVIICFKPSLTYSHIITRPSDAFHHFLEENNKVTSTEDIYPIPFFQDEGNWGLKNVLSRGVIEFMIPPFSLQLIDIMITCSNNEINETYTFEDLIKVRIRIPRNTRKILGVSTDEKDKDIFEKIVQDDINDYTFRSYHNRILGLKLEDAELDPFDCFRTVYEDDKRVHLHVAFEFIKCLNLDRKNIKLRFFFLLEEFSEEEINFSCSFTYKKKKKKVTFGKGDTTTLKEMYFLEDDKNEYQYYNGAPYKICNFEYKAGYNVQVCERTISEFTLFVYNCEMTKKSKVLNVEPFTTIRYLNDTYPINKFSDITLFTKDIDITDIEKKFPKSKFFMTSYIDHGPYPLVIECSIPHGKSKFQKASILLHLRTNIQKKNASFCDFTNSRNYSFLNSYYEGDSCNIITSANTAFGFKCPEGSIKKPDNCFSEVYQSGKIYKLKDKSGKNLVIYSIKQKNFALAAFHNHISKSYEFECHCVDKSNEQKIIKKIFVKYVNHDELYDYNIYDTISHKSLIKNPEKTHLCDFVNNESVLEPKNKKPKSYVCVIHPKPLEYVALNCPISLVDEENEKKISELSIMKGEKDAEDINIYLKKRNIYSNLTHLPKNAPLHVIDKNALDVVDINKIIPGVLVKNIINMKITDVEEKGDASDSLDVDHLQQGNKLYEKYLGLENNIENGFFIFQIPPYLKRNQTIEFACINNQTKKNGNLGNIGIMTVYLRSSGSIVEGCYFYKNNPENTYLKKSIKVGSGEDCVIKSDGEIEYIGIACPAEKKLFLTPPECFLETYDKSDVPIRITEYDKNFKSFSNDKGISYLKIPQSFLGYVNLFCYCNTKEEETLIKENKINIELNVSNIGVSEIKTIDHTYEPDFLIGKEYANKKSSDIVRKKHICDFTKKESSLDPYNELLIIHSCFLELEDNLNMIEIKCPKNVKSDKKARGKEPREDSLDHFEDLEESEEEEIKKYEKMKYIPNKFDDELSNYNKKIKMEDILPGIIILDKNRTFAEKGNFSFVSPLIVENDVTLKLNCDNSETIIGNKKGRKGTIVIKISKNTTNKDFYGCDFSGNSKKTFYYSSVYDLKKKSETCEIDLKENMIVSLNCPYGKINPNNCFRNVYIKSNMEEEVKEKIENIFNEVKIVNANHLTNNSPTFLIISKITKQELNFYCTCEHYESKNIGTLLVKNKENLIFSKKYDETKTVFIEVSPYYFKDTYICDFTEHNYSISLNKEVDITNILKKYMNDILLYQHDEFLHFSLNLKLRKESMKKKYINYLKRKIEELEKKPYNEREYADNIIIYRCNIDLSSFDQLIVKCPSKNIDDSQNYLYNIAYSSNLGLNENTMLKGLSNTLYGTLLINKSHNTSFFEKGELEIIISPYADSSKAINFSCENVQKDGTGKIGSASIFIKKNDNKILGCDFIDVSNESNDSFYHESSESRRNKNNSFEFEIELVEGKSIYCNIEAIENDIVGFSCPYNFITSPQNCFETVQKEGLDKELEIHKLEQLVKGVRILNNEIYKYNFTPSYIILPKKIKKSLTIFCTCNSVKQIKTGIIQLNIIGDDLNNWFKKEITHNIYAFEKKDYFYDFSSGPLNISSENVLSLSPSILSSYDSSSINKDHYEETKIGTEKINNLRKSQKVKFPYNLSSYKRNTSEYNNILHGVPVTAQDRDPDEEEKEEEEEEDEEEEDEEEEVEEDEEEEEEENVLNPLRTKHVFEISVAASEFSKIKIICPLRNSLYYRQSKISPENFFEYVYVLESETTKRKKKRLENDELLTEIVEGSTEMKDEENRLREAIMEKEEKKVVYDDFGNKIIISIKSEKPKATVEDIDKLNENEELPDTKKDVLIMKNIHEVISFVTYKREISEKKYIGTLNVSPLLLNEATFFVSCDNSLTLNESKRGKTGIVKIHIKPNYLKMHGCDFVGDYSSHFYFSGKWENLPNNYICEIKVEDDTLIGLACPSHTTMHPSDCFENVIKDDEIYKKDVLIESKNTFLFKKSDRPILSFIHIKRVISNYFTCKCYDNVNGEYKELSMKILYEPYVMGTPKVNLEKPNIQYKDIDLSLLNE, encoded by the coding sequence atgcataaaaaaaaaataatatattatttctatatttatggaatttttattcttatatttttaaattatgataatataataaatttattaaaaaaaaatattttttataaacacAATAATGAAGTTAATGGATTTAAATCTTTTTCAGAAAATGACAattacaataataatataataagaaatagtagtataaataataaattatatgaatatataccATATTTATCACTgtacataaataaatatatatgtgatatatattcttatatatttggagatttaaaaaaaataaaaaataatgattattatcataaaaaagatatattatcagaaaaaagtttttatCTAGCAACTACTCGTTACGCTACTAATACCAGGAAGTTATCAATTTCTGAAGAAAATGTTGATTTAAAACCCTATGTCAAATCAGGAGAGAGAAATGAAACTGTTGTAAATTTACATGAATATTTTACtggaaataataaaagaaaaaataacaataacGAAATTGTAGTAGATACATCAGAAAAGTTTCATAGGGTAgttattatttgttttaagCCATCTCTAACTTACTCTCATATTATTACCAGACCTAGTGATGCGTTTCATCATTTTCTTGAAGAGAATAACAAGGTGACTTCAACAGAAGATATTTACCCAATTCCATTTTTTCAAGATGAAGGAAATTGGGGTTTGAAAAATGTATTATCGAGAGGAGTTATTGAGTTTATGATACCACCATTTTCACTTCAACTAATAGATATTATGATTACATGttcaaataatgaaataaatgaaacaTATACATTTGAAgatttaataaaagttaGAATACGTATACCTAGAAATACCCGAAAAATATTAGGTGTTAGTACTGATGAGAAAGATAAggatatatttgaaaaaatagtTCAAGATGATATAAATGATTACACTTTTCGCAGTTATCATAATAGAATACTTGGATTAAAATTAGAAGATGCTGAATTAGATCCTTTTGATTGTTTTAGAACCGTTTATGAAGATGACAAGAGAGTTCATTTGCATGTTGCTTttgaatttataaaatgCTTAAATTTagatagaaaaaatataaaattaagattttttttcttacttGAAGAATTTTcagaagaagaaataaatttttcttgttcatttacatataaaaaaaaaaaaaaaaaagttaccTTTGGAAAGGGAGATACAACAACCTTAAAagaaatgtattttttagaAGATGATAAGAATGAATATCAATATTATAATGGTGCTCCTTATAAAATTTGCAATTTTGAATATAAAGCTGGATACAATGTGCAAGTATGTGAAAGAACTATTAGTGAATTCACactttttgtatataattGTGAAATGACAAAAAAATCAAAAGTTCTGAATGTAGAACCATTTACTACTATTCGATATTTAAATGATACTtatccaattaataaatttagtgACATTACTTTATTTACAAAAGATATAGATATAACggatatagaaaaaaaattccctaaatctaaattttttatgacATCATATATTGATCATGGTCCTTATCCTTTAGTTATTGAATGTAGCATACCTCATGGAAAAAGTAAATTTCAAAAAGCAAGTATTTTGCTACATTTAAGAacaaatatacaaaaaaaaaacgcATCTTTTTGTGATTTTACGAATTCTCGTAACTACAGCTTTTTAAATAGTTACTATGAAGGAGATTCTTGCAATATAATCACTAGTGCAAATACAGCATTCGGTTTTAAATGCCCAGAAGGATCCATTAAAAAACCAGATAATTGTTTTTCGGAAGTATATCAATCaggaaaaatttataaattaaaagataaatcTGGAAAAAATCTTGTTATTTATTcgataaaacaaaaaaacttTGCTTTAGCAGCGTTTCATAATCATATATCCAAGTCTTATGAATTTGAATGTCATTGTGTAGATAAATCTaatgaacaaaaaataataaaaaaaatttttgtgAAATATGTAAATCATGATGAATTATatgattataatatatatgatacaATTAGCCACAAatcattaattaaaaatccTGAAAAAACCCATCTATGCGATTTTGTAAACAATGAATCTGTTTTAGAACCCAAAAATAAAAAGCCTAAAAGTTATGTTTGTGTTATTCACCCTAAACCGTTAGAATATGTAGCTCTAAACTGTCCTATTAGTCTAGTTGacgaagaaaatgaaaaaaaaatatctgaATTGTCAATTATGAAAGGAGAAAAAGATGCTgaagatataaatatatatttaaaaaaaagaaatatctATTCCAATTTAACTCATTTACCAAAAAATGCACCATTACATGTAATAGATAAAAATGCATTAGATGTTGTTGAtatcaataaaattattcCTGGTGTTCtagttaaaaatattatcaatATGAAAATAACTGATGTAGAAGAAAAAGGAGATGCTTCCGATTCTCTTGATGTAGATCATTTGCAACAAGGAAATAagttatatgaaaaatatttaggaCTTGAAAACAATATAGAAAATGggtttttcatttttcaaaTACCTCCATACTTAAAAAGAAACCAAACGATAGAATTTGCGTGCATAAATAATCAAACAAAGAAAAATGGAAACTTAGGAAACATTGGAATAATGACTGTTTATTTGAGGTCATCTGGTAGTATAGTAGAAGGTTGctatttctataaaaataacCCTGAAAATacctatttaaaaaaaagtataaaagtGGGTTCAGGAGAAGATTGTGTAATCAAAAGTGATGGAGAAATAGAATATATTGGTATAGCTTGCCCTGCtgaaaaaaaactatttttaaCCCCTCCAGAATGCTTTCTAGAAACTTATGATAAATCAGATGTACCAATCAGAATAACagaatatgataaaaattttaaaagtttCTCTAATGATAAAGGAAtatcttatttaaaaattcctCAAAGTTTTCTGGGTTACGTAAATTTATTTTGCTATTGTAATACAAAGGAAGAAGAAACTctcataaaagaaaataaaataaatatagaatTAAATGTTTCCAATATAGGAGTATCTGAAATAAAAACGATTGATCATACTTATGAACCCGATTTTTTAATTGGAAAAGAATATGCTAATAAAAAATCCAGTGACATTGtaagaaaaaaacatatttgtGATTTTACTAAAAAAGAAAGTTCCTTAGATCCATACaatgaattattaattattcatTCTTGCTTTTTAGAATTAGAAGATAACTTAAATATGATAGAAATTAAATGCcctaaaaatgttaaaagtGATAAAAAGGCACGTGGCAAAGAACCAAGAGAAGATTCACTTGATCATTTTGAAGATTTAGAAGAAAGCGAAGAGGAAGAAATCAAGAAATacgaaaaaatgaaatatattccAAATAAGTTCGATGATGAACTATCgaattacaataaaaaaataaaaatggaagATATATTACCAGGAATAATTATACTTGATAAAAATAGGACATTCGCTGAAAAAGggaatttttcttttgtttcaCCATTAATTGTTGAAAATGACGTAACTCTCAAATTAAATTGTGATAATTCAGAAACTATTATTGGTAACAAAAAAGGGAGAAAAGGTACTATcgttataaaaatttcaaaaaatacaACCAATAAGGACTTTTATGGTTGTGACTTTTCAGGAAATTCTAAGaaaacattttattattcttccgtttatgatttaaaaaaaaaaagtgaaacaTGCGAAATagatttaaaagaaaatatgatTGTTAGTCTAAATTGTCCCTACGGAAAAATAAATCCCAATAACTGCTTTagaaatgtttatataaaaagcAATATGGAAGAAGaggtaaaagaaaaaatagaaaacaTCTTTAATGAAGTAAAAATAGTAAATGCTAATCATTTAACAAATAACTCTCCTACATTTCTaataatttcaaaaataacCAAAcaagaattaaatttttattgtacTTGTGAGCATTatgaaagtaaaaatataggAACATTacttgtaaaaaataaagaaaatttaattttttctaaaaaatatgatgaaACAAAAACTGTCTTTATAGAGGTCAGTCCTTATTACTTCAAAGATACTTATATTTGTGATTTTACCGAACACAACTATTCTATTTCTCTAAATAAAGAAGTCGATATAACaaatattcttaaaaaatatatgaatgaTATTCTATTGTATCAGCATGAtgaatttcttcattttagCTTGAACTTAAAATTGAGAAAAGAGagtatgaaaaaaaagtatataaattatttaaaaagaaaaatagaagaattaGAAAAGAAGCCATATAACGAAAGAGAATATGCAGataatatcattatttatagaTGCAACATAGATTTAAGCTCCTTTGATCAACTTATAGTTAAATGCCCTTCCAAAAATATAGATGATTCCCAAaactatttatataatattgcTTATAGTTCTAATTTAGGTTTAAATGAAAACACTATGCTAAAGGGACTAAGTAACACATTATATGGaacattattaattaataaaagtcataatacttctttttttgaaaaaggGGAATTAGAAATTATTATCTCTCCTTATGCAGATTCTTCTAAAGCTATCAATTTTTCTTGCGAAAATGTTCAAAAAGATGGAACAGGAAAAATTGGTTCTGCTTctatattcattaaaaaaaatgacaaTAAAATATTAGGATGTGATTTTATAGATGTGTCAAATGAATCAAATGATAGCTTCTATCATGAAAGTAGTGAATCAAGAcgtaacaaaaataattcttttgaaTTCGAAATAGAGTTAGTAGAAGGAAAGAGCATATATTGCAATATTGAAGCTATTGAAAATGATATTGTAGGGTTTAGTTGTCCTTACAATTTTATTACATCACCTCAAAATTGTTTCGAAACTGTTCAAAAAGAAGGATTAGATAAAGAACTTGAAATACATAAGCTAGAACAATTAGTAAAAGGAGTTAGAATTTTAAATAacgaaatatataaatataacttTACCCCTTCTTACATTATCTtaccaaaaaaaataaaaaaatctcTAACAATATTTTGTACTTGTAATTCGGTCAAGCAAATAAAAACAGGAAttattcaattaaatatcATTGGGgatgatttaaataattggttcaaaaaggaaataacccataatatatatgcatttgaaaaaaaggattatttttatgatttttcCTCCGGTCCCCTCAATATCAGCTCTGAAAATGTCCTCAGCTTATCTCCATCAATCTTAAGTTCCTATGATTCATCAAGCATAAATAAAGATCATTATGAAGAGACAAAGATAGGaacagaaaaaataaataacctTAGGAAATCTCAAAAGGTGAAATTTCCATATAATTTATCAAGTTATAAAAGAAACACAtctgaatataataatattttacatGGCGTACCAGTTACTGCACAAGATAGAGATCctgatgaagaagaaaaagaagaagaagaggaagaagaTGAGGAAGAAGAAGATGAGGAAGAAGAAGTAGAAGAAGATgaggaagaagaagaagaagaaaatgttTTAAACCCATTAAGAACAAAGCATGTATTTGAAATTAGTGTAGCTGCTTCTGAAtttagtaaaataaaaattatatgtcCTCTTCGAAATTCATTATACTATAGACAATCAAAAATTAGCcctgaaaatttttttgagtATGTATATGTTTTAGAAAGTGAAACaactaaaagaaaaaaaaaaagattggAAAATGATGAACTCTTAACAGAAATAGTGGAGGGTTCAACAGAAATGAAGGATGAAGAAAATAGACTCAGAGAAGCTATTAtggaaaaagaagaaaaaaaagtagtTTATGATGATTTtggaaataaaataattatatctaTAAAATCGGAAAAACCAAAGGCTACTGTTGAAGATatagataaattaaatgagAATGAGGAATTGCCAGATACAAAAAAAGACgtattaataatgaaaaatatccATGAAGTAATTTCTTTTGTTACATATAAAAGAGAGAtaagtgaaaaaaaatatattggtACATTGAATGTTTCACCTCTTCTATTAAATGAAGCAACCTTTTTTGTATCGTGTGATAATTCGTTAACTTTAAATGAAAGTAAAAGGGGAAAAACAGGAATTgtaaaaattcatataaaaccaaattatttaaaaatgcaTGGATGTGACTTTGTTGGTGATTATTCatctcatttttattttagtgGAAAATGGGAGAATTTACCAAATAACTATATATGTGAAATTAAAGTAGAAGATGATACATTAATAGGTCTTGCATGCCCTTCTCATACAACAATGCATCCTTCAGATTGTTTTGAAAATGTGATTAAAGATGAcgaaatttataaaaaagatgtTTTAATTGAATcgaaaaatacttttttgtttaaaaaaagtgaTAGACCTATTTTATCCtttattcatattaaaaGAGTTATTTCGAATTACTTTACATGTAAATGTTATGATAATGTAAATGGGGAATACAAAGAATTATctatgaaaatattatatgaaCCTTATGTTATGGGTACTCCCAAAGTGAACCTGGAAAAACCAAATATACAATACAAAGATATTGATTTAAGTCTTTTGaatgaataa